One Mycosarcoma maydis chromosome 9, whole genome shotgun sequence DNA window includes the following coding sequences:
- a CDS encoding uncharacterized protein (related to transesterase), which produces MSMQDTVQKVLDAATADVSQPTGVPGAVMYIADKTGKEIAWASAGVKQAGKSAPMTKDSVFWIASCTKLITAIACLQLVEQGKLDLQDRVTKHVPEFESVTMIDGSKPKNVPTVWNCLTHTCGLGYSFFNQKLKDLEATRGRKVIDSFDASKQSIMGPYVTEPGSEWEYGVGIDWAGQVVEKVSGLSLNDYCQENIFKPLGIKNASFLPKKAGLSDKMVGSHHRNAQGVISANDHWMQADESKIEVQYGGAGLWANAAEYCQVLVALLNGGTHPKSGGTILQPESVEELVKEQLHGKLADDMNREFPNTDPDISNYFEGCTVKGIPKTWALGGLRLLVEHPMFKRSDKSLFWCGIQNSFWWADFKDGTCGMVQSQIGPFLDNGTLAIIAQIEPQVHAAYAS; this is translated from the coding sequence ATGTCGATGCAAGACACAGTGCAAAAGGTACTTGACGCCGCCACGGCCGATGTTTCGCAGCCAACTGGCGTTCCCGGTGCAGTGATGTACATTGCCGACAAGACGGGCAAAGAGATCGCATGGGCGTCTGCGGGTGTCAAGCAGGCGGGAAAGTCTGCGCCGATGACCAAGGATTCTGTCTTCTGGATTGCTAGCTGCACCAAGCTCATCACCGCCATTGCCTGTCTccagcttgttgagcaggGTAAACTCGACCTACAAGACCGCGTGACCAAACACGTGCCCGAATTCGAGAGCGTCACCATGATCGACGGTTCCAAGCCCAAAAACGTGCCGACGGTCTGGAACTGCCTCACCCATACGTGCGGTTTGGGTTACTCGTTCTTCAACCAAAAGCTCAAGGATCTCGAGGCGACTAGAGGTAGAAAGGTGATTGACAGCTTTGATGCGTCCAAGCAGAGTATCATGGGCCCGTACGTCACCGAGCCAGGTTCCGAGTGGGAGTACGGTGTGGGCATCGACTGGGCTGGTCAGGTGGTGGAAAAAGTCTCCGGTCTCTCACTCAACGACTACTGCCAAGAAAACATCTTCAAGCCGCTCGGCATCAAGAATGCGAGCTTCCTTCCAAAGAAAGCCGGATTGTCGGACAAGATGGTTGGGTCGCATCATCGGAATGCGCAAGGAGTTATCTCTGCCAATGATCACTGGATGCAAGCAGATGAGtccaagatcgaggtgcAGTACGGCGGTGCTGGACTGTGGGCGAATGCGGCCGAATACTGCCAGGTGCTGGTGGCACTGCTGAATGGTGGAACACACCCCAAGAGCGGCGGCACGATCCTCCAGCCCGAAAGCGTAGAGGAGCTGGTCAAGGAGCAGCTTCATGGCAAGTTGGCGGACGACATGAATCGCGAGTTCCCCAACACGGATCCGGATATTTCCAACTACTTTGAGGGTTGCACCGTCAAAGGAATCCCCAAAACGTGGGCGCTCGGTGGATTGCgtttgctcgtcgagcatccCATGTTCAAGCGCAGCGACAAGTCTCTGTTCTGGTGCGGCATTCAAAACAGTTTCTGGTGGGCCGATTTCAAGGATGGCACGTGCGGCATGGTACAATCCCAGATCGGACCTTTCCTCGACAACGGCACACTCGCAATCATCGCCCAGATCGAACCTCAGGTGCACGCTGCTTATGCTTCTTAG
- a CDS encoding putative catalase 2 has translation MGECPFAHQANVDRKRVPAAGFGTKNSDWWPNAVKLNVLRQHQAKSDPFNAEFDYAAAFNSLDYDALKKDLTHLMTDSQDWWPADYGHYGGFFIRMSWHAAGTYRVQDGRGGGGEGQQRFAPLNSWPDNGNLDKARRLLWPIKQKYGNKISWADLLLLAGNVALESMGFKTFGFAGGRADTWEADQSTYWGGETTWLANDVRYEEGTKNGGDINDLKNRNLDHALAASHMGLIYVNPEGPNGEPDPVAAAHDIRTTFGRMAMNDEETVALIAGGHTFGKTHGAGNPDLVGPEPNGAPIEAQGFGWTSKHGSGKAGDAITSGLEVVWTSKPTEWSNLYLKYLFEFEWEHDKSPAGANQFVAKNADAIIPDPFDPSKKRRPTMLTTDLSLRYDPAYEKISRRFLENHDEFADAFARAWFQLLHRDMGPRARWLGPEVPKEILIWEDPVPTADYALVDDRDLAGLKQAIFATGVEPSKFLATAWASAASYRDSDKRGGANGARIRLAPMKDWEVNNPQQLAEVIKALEGVQQQFNSSNQGGKKISIADLIVLAGNAALEKASGLPVPFTPGRTDATQEQTEVDTFEFLKPVADGFRNYGQSTDRVCAEQILIDRANLLTLTPPELTVLIGGLRALGLNYNGSSHGVLTHRRGQLSNDFFVNLLDMSTEWKAADGGKGEVFDGVDRKSGQKKWSATRADLVFGSQAELRALAENYAQADNADKFKKDFVTAWNKVMNLDRFDVKKSNIARARF, from the coding sequence ATGGGAGAGTGTCCATTTGCTCACCAGGCCAACGTCGATCGCAAGCGCGTTCCCGCTGCGGGTTTTGGTACTAAGAACAGCGATTGGTGGCCTAACGCTGTCAAGCTCAATGTGCTCCGTCAGCACCAGGCAAAGTCGGATCCGTTCAATGCAGAGTTCGACTATGCTGCTGCCTTCAACAGCCTTGATTACGATGCTCTCAAGAAGGACCTCACCCATCTGATGACTGATTCGCAGGACTGGTGGCCTGCCGACTATGGTCATTACGGTGGCTTCTTCATTCGAATGTCGTGGCACGCTGCCGGTACTTACCGTGTCCAAGACGGTCGCGGCGGCGGAGGAGAGGGTCAGCAGCGATTCGCTCCCCTCAATTCGTGGCCAGACAACGGAAACCTGGACAAGGCTCGTCGCCTCTTGTGGCCTATCAAGCAAAAGTACGGCAACAAGATCTCGTGGGCAGATCTCCTGCTCCTTGCGGGCAACGTCGCTCTCGAGTCGATGGGCTTCAAGACGTTTGGTTTTGCCGGCGGTCGTGCTGACACTTGGGAGGCTGACCAGTCCACCTACTGGGGTGGCGAGACCACTTGGCTCGCAAACGACGTCCGTTACGAGGAGGGCACCAAGAACGGTGGCGACATCAACGACCTCAAGAACCGCAATCTCGACCACGCTCTTGCCGCCTCGCACATGGGTCTTATCTACGTCAACCCCGAGGGACCCAACGGTGAGCCTGACCCGGTTGCTGCCGCCCACGATATCCGCACCACCTTCGGCCGCATGGCCATGAACGACGAGGAAACCGTCGCTCTTATTGCCGGAGGCCACACCTTTGGCAAGACTCATGGTGCTGGTAACCCAGATCTCGTCGGCCCCGAACCCAACGGCGCTCCCATCGAGGCTCAGGGCTTCGGTTGGACCAGCAAGCATGGTTCTGGTAAAGCTGGCGATGCGATTACCTCGGGTCTCGAGGTTGTCTGGACTAGCAAGCCTACCGAGTGGTCCAACCTCTACCTCAAGTACCTCTTTGAGTTCGAGTGGGAGCACGACAAGTCGCCCGCTGGCGCCAACCAGTTTGTCGCCAAGAATGCCGACGCCATCATCCCCGATCCCTTCGACCCATCCAAGAAGCGTCGTCCTACTATGCTCACCACCGATCTATCGTTGCGCTACGATCCTGCCTACGAGAAGATCTCGCGTCGCTTCCTTGAGAACCACGACGAGTTTGCCGACGCCTTTGCCCGTGCCTGGTTTCAACTGCTCCACCGTGACATGGGTCCTCGCGCCCGCTGGCTTGGACCCGAGGTGCCCAAGGAGATCCTTATCTGGGAGGACCCCGTGCCTACCGCCGATTACGCTCTCGTGGACGACCGCGACCTTGCCGGCTTGAAGCAGGCTATTTTTGCCACTGGCGTCGAGCCTTCCAAGTTCCTTGCCACCGCCTGGGCTTCCGCTGCCAGCTACCGAGACAGTGACAAGCGCGGCGGTGCCAACGGTGCTCGCATCCGCCTTGCACCGATGAAGGACTGGGAAGTCAACAATCCTCAGCAGCTCGCTGAGGTCATCAAGGCTCTCGAGGGCGTTCAGCAGCAGTTCAACTCTTCCAACCAAGGTGGCAAGAAGATTTCGATTGCTGACTTGATCGTTCTCGCCGGTAACGCAGCGCTTGAGAAGGCATCGGGTCTCCCCGTTCCCTTCACTCCTGGTCGTACTGATGCTACCCAGGAGCAGACCGAGGTCGACACCTTCGAGTTCCTCAAGCCGGTCGCCGATGGCTTCCGCAATTACGGCCAGTCCACCGACCGTGTTTGCGCTGAACAGATCCTCATTGACCGCGCCAACCTGCTCACTCTCACCCCTCCCGAGCTCACTGTCCTCATCGGCGGTCTCCGCGCTCTTGGTCTCAACTACAACGGCTCGTCACACGGTGTCTTGACTCACCGCCGAGGCCAGCTCTCGAACGACTTCTTTGTCAACCTCCTCGACATGAGCACCGAGTGGAAGGCTGCTGACGGTGGCAAGGGCGAGGTCTTCGACGGTGTCGACCGCAAGTCAGGCCAGAAGAAGTGGTCTGCTACCCGTGCCGATCTTGTCTTTGGCTCTCAGGCTGAGCTTCGTGCCCTCGCCGAGAACTACGCTCAGGCCGACAACGCCGACAAGTTCAAGAAGGACTTTGTGACTGCCTGGAACAAGGTTATGAACCTGGATCGTTTTGACGtcaagaagagcaacaTTGCCCGTGCCAGGTTCTAA
- a CDS encoding uncharacterized protein (related to HNM1 - choline permease) has product MDVEIKGVSAKHHGSAAQITVSELDHQAPVTFVGDRGEEQPRTYRAGEAVLGKKLSTLGAVALAYTSLSTWIAYSASAATALASGGANVLVWGMLIVGFGNMAAAITIAEPASQFPSASGQAAWVYRLHGRFLSYVTSWAVLLGYVFLSVAGQLITSTILLAMINLTFPSYVIERWHVSVCCIAAAVFAFAISSFAAKLVSRLNVFAFTWSVVGLLVVVLTLLIQSRGSYNTVEFALVDITNLSGWGDNFVPWVLGLSQAALATTAMDAPSHFSEEMADPSRQVPLAIFGGLGVSVSVTLGYAFVLVFTLPQLEDIISTPTGFPFAEILRIKTSRSGAIILLLIPLISFLITMADVVMATSRCIYGFSRQRGFPFSSYFGTINASFDSPIRAGLVVLISQSLICLIYIGNTAAFNALVSAPTQLLAVSYSIVAYVCLVSRWKAGKQRALTGTDKTGSVGTNSPGSEYESAWNPPFKMPTWLTVSANVTTIVFTVLLCVFLSLPPTYPVTSANMNYTSVFLVGSFVFPAVCWSRYKGVYKGPLVH; this is encoded by the coding sequence ATGGACGTCGAAATCAAGGGCGTGTCAGCGAAACACCATGGCTCGGCCGCACAGATCACTGTCTCGGAATTGGATCATCAAGCTCCCGTTACGTTCGTCGGAGATCGCGGCGAGGAGCAGCCACGCACCTACCGTGCTGGTGAAGCGGTGCTGGGTAAAAAGCTGAGCACGCTTGGAGCCGTTGCTCTGGCCTATACTTCGCTCTCGACCTGGATTGCGTATTCGGCCAGCGCGGCCACTGCGTTGGCTAGCGGAGGTGCCAATGTGCTCGTATGGGGTATGCTCATTGTCGGATTTGGAAACATGGCTGCTGCTATCACTATAGCGGAGCCTGCATCGCAATTCCCCAGCGCTTCTGGTCAAGCTGCATGGGTTTATCGGCTTCATGGCCGTTTCCTTTCGTACGTGACTTCTTGGGCCGTATTGCTGGGGTACGTGTTTCTCAGCGTTGCTGGCCAGCTGATCACGTCGACGATCCTGCTAGCGATGATCAACCTCACCTTTCCGTCGTATGTGATCGAGAGATGGCACGTTTCGGTGTGTTgcatcgcagcagctgttTTCGCCTTTGCGATTTCGAGCTTTGCAGCCAAATTGGTGTCACGCCTAAACGTGTTTGCGTTCACGTGGTCGGTGGTGGGTTTGCTCGTTGTGGTTCTTACCCTGCTCATCCAGTCTCGAGGCAGCTACAACACGGTCGAGTTTGCGCTGGTCGATATCACGAACCTGTCGGGATGGGGCGACAACTTTGTTCCGTGGGTGCTAGGACTTTCGCAAGCTGCGTTGGCGACCACGGCGATGGATGCGCCGAGCCACTTTTCGGAAGAGATGGCCGATCCATCACGTCAGGTGCCGTtggccatctttggcgGGCTGGGGGTGAGCGTCTCGGTGACGTTGGGATACGCATTCGTGCTCGTCTTTACGCTACCTCAACTCGAAGACATTATCTCAACACCGACTGGGTTCCCGTTTGCCGAGATCCTTCGCATCAAGACGTCGCGATCAGGAGCGATTATTTTGCTACTGATCCCCCTGATCTCGTTCTTGATTACCATGGCGGATGTGGTGATGGCCACGAGTAGGTGCATCTACGGCTTTTCTCGGCAACGCGGATTTCCATTCTCGAGCTACTTTGGTACCATCAACGCCAGCTTTGACTCGCCGATACGTGCTGGTCTGGTGGTGTTGATCAGCCAAAGCCTGATTTGCTTGATCTACATTGGCAATACGGCAGCTTTCAATGCACTCGTCTCGGCACCTACGCAACTGCTGGCAGTGTCTTACTCGATTGTTGCCTACGTCTGCCTTGtctcgagatggaaggcAGGCAAACAAAGAGCATTGACCGGCACTGACAAGACAGGCAGCGTCGGTACCAACTCGCCGGGCTCAGAATATGAAAGTGCATGGAATCCACCGTTCAAGATGCCGACGTGGCTGACTGTCTCAGCCAACGTGACCACCATCGTCTTTACGGTGCTGCTCTGCGTTTTTCTTTCACTGCCGCCGACGTACCCTGTGACGAGCGCCAATATGAACTACACTTCGGTGTTTTTGGTGGGCAGCTTTGTCTTTCCAGCCGTGTGTTGGAGCCGCTACAAGGGAGTATACAAAGGACCGCTGGTGCATTga
- a CDS encoding uncharacterized protein (related to Copper amine oxidase 1) translates to MAPTAVDMTGTIAATSVPVKAFNQVSSAQLHPLDDITPAENKLAVELVRDYHRNDGFDPWFKAVQRQEPRKSVLLPWLDAFHAGQNPAGLPRKIEVLYIEPATAKIHEAIVDVASQRVESHTVVPGNHRTNLDITQLEAFEAEVVKDPIVRQALQELGLDPETPIASDPWIYGADSFEDQPYLMQFLMYLKSPRTGHDGDTFHYSWPLPFVPVLDVNSGKIVRVDWCYTGDSADGMVHTWKQGWAKSNMEEREYMPHLQPNFQPRAGLKPLVVQQPEGPSFTVNGKNVEWQGWNFRISWTAREGLTLHDLRFKDRSVFHRLSMSEMTVPYGDPRPPLHRKQAFDVGDASCGFTANSLSLGCDCLGAIHYFDGHLALPNGELLQQQNVVCMHEVDDGLGMKHTNYRTNNPYVVRRRTLVLQTIITVANYEYIFLWHFDQTGAISFEVRATGVLSVSPIDAGKTSPYGNVVSRGVLGTNHQHIFCVRVDPRIDGDGNTVHYEDSVAMPFTTEEDKLANPYGTGYTVQKTVLDHEGGVNLDPFKNRTFKITNPNKINAISQKPVGYKLHLPATQLLLAHPDSVAYARAEFARHHVWVTKYRDDELWAGGKFTNQSNGKQGGLAAYSQAKESTVNDDIVLWAVFGLTHNPRVEDFPVMPIETLMMSLKPNDFWETCPILDVPTSTQAANKSTLVSDSAQSQACCKK, encoded by the coding sequence ATGGCACCAACAGCAGTCGACATGACCGGCACGATCGCCGCAACTAGCGTTCCTGTCAAGGCTTTCAATCAGGTTTCTAGCGCCCAGCTGCATCCCTTGGATGATATCACACCGGCTGAAAACAAGTTGGCTGTCGAACTTGTCCGTGACTACCACCGCAATGATGGGTTCGATCCTTGGTTCAAGGCGGTTCAGCGTCAAGAGCCTCGCAAATCCGTCCTCCTCCCTTGGCTAGACGCTTTCCACGCCGGTCAGAACCCGGCTGGCCTCCCACGCAAGATTGAAGTGCTCTACATTGAACCCGCGACGGCCAAGATTCACGAGGCAATTGTTGACGTTGCATCGCAGAGAGTTGAATCTCACACAGTCGTTCCAGGCAACCACAGAACGAATCTCGACATCACCCAGCTTGAAGCTTTCGAGGCCGAAGTGGTCAAGGATCCCATCGTCCGACAAGCACTTCAAGAACTCGGCTTGGACCCCGAGACCCCCATTGCTTCTGACCCTTGGATCTACGGCGCTGATTCTTTCGAAGATCAACCCTACTTGATGCAATTCCTCATGTATCTCAAGTCTCCGCGCACCGGTCACGATGGCGACACGTTCCACTATTCCTGGCCTTTGCCCTTCGTGCCCGTTCTCGACGTCAACTCTGGTAAGATTGTCCGCGTCGATTGGTGTTACACTGGCGATTCTGCCGACGGCATGGTGCACACCTGGAAGCAGGGATGGGCCAAGAGCAACATGGAAGAGCGCGAATACATGCCTCATCTTCAGCCCAACTTCCAGCCTCGAGCCGGGCTAAAGCCCTTGGTTGTCCAGCAGCCTGAAGGACCTTCGTTTACTGTCAATGGCAAGAATGTTGAATGGCAAGGATGGAACTTCCGCATCTCTTGGACCGCTCGAGAGGGCCTGACCCTCCACGATCTTCGATTCAAGGACAGGTCCGTCTTCCACCGGCTTTCCATGTCCGAGATGACCGTCCCCTATGGAGATCCTCGGCCGCCTCTTCACCGCAAGCAAGCTTTCGATGTGGGAGATGCCTCCTGTGGCTTTACCGCCAACAGCCTGAGCCTCGGATGCGACTGCCTCGGTGCTATCCACTACTTTGACGGTCACTTGGCCCTACCTAACGGAGAActgctgcaacagcagaacGTGGTCTGCATGCACGAGGTTGACGACGGTCTCGGCATGAAGCATACCAATTACCGAACCAACAATCCTTACGTTGTGCGTCGACGCACACTTGTGCTCCAAACCATCATCACTGTGGCCAACTACGAGTACATTTTCCTCTGGCACTTTGATCAGACCGGTGCCATCTCGTTTGAGGTGCGCGCTACTGGTGTCCTGTCTGTGTCACCCATCGATGCGGGCAAGACTTCGCCATACGGCAATGTGGTGTCTCGTGGCGTTTTGGGAACCAACCATCAGCACATTTTCTGTGTGCGAGTCGATCCACGCATCGATGGCGATGGAAACACGGTGCACTACGAAGACAGTGTCGCTATGCCCTTCACCACGGAAGAGGACAAGTTGGCCAACCCCTACGGAACGGGCTACACTGTTCAAAAGACGGTCCTAGATCACGAAGGCGGCGTCAACTTGGACCCTTTCAAGAACCGAACCTTCAAAATTACCAACCCAAACAAGATCAATGCCATCTCGCAGAAACCGGTCGGCTACAAGTTGCACTTGCCAGCCACACAGCTGCTATTGGCTCACCCCGATTCTGTGGCGTATGCTCGTGCTGAATTCGCTCGGCACCATGTCTGGGTCACCAAGTACCGTGATGATGAGCTGTGGGCGGGCGGAAAGTTCACCAACCAGTCCAACGGCAAACAGGGTGGATTGGCGGCCTATTCTCAGGCCAAAGAAAGCACAGTCAACGACGACATTGTGCTTTGGGCTGTCTTCGGTCTGACGCATAACCCACGTGTCGAGGACTTCCCTGTGATGCccatcgagacgctcaTGATGTCGCTCAAGCCCAACGATTTCTGGGAAACGTGCCCTATTCTCGATGTTCCCACAAGCACACAAGCGGCGAACAAGTCAACATTGGTCTCGGACAGCGCCCAGTCCCAGGCATGTTGTAAAAAGTAG